A portion of the Hoylesella buccalis ATCC 35310 genome contains these proteins:
- a CDS encoding TIGR01212 family radical SAM protein (This family includes YhcC from E. coli K-12, an uncharacterized radical SAM protein.), with the protein MKQLYRDFGSWIRTYFDGPVQKISVDAGFTCPNRDGKLLTGGCTYCDNRAFNPSYCNPRKTIQEQLEDGKAFFSRKYHGMKYLAYFQAYTNTYASIESLKRIYEEALLVEDIVGIVIGTRPDCMSDQLLDYLEQLNKQTFLLIEYGVETTNNDTLQRINRGHTFECSKAAIEKTHDRGILTGAHVIIGLPGESGEDSIGQAPIISSLPIDVLKIHQMQVIRHTLLAKQYAESPFHTYTVDQYLDVIIRYIERLRNDLVLERFVSMSPPDRVIAPKWGLKPYEWMNLLTQRMVERNTWQGKLWHPSANITMDVE; encoded by the coding sequence ATGAAACAATTATATCGTGACTTTGGCTCGTGGATTCGCACGTATTTTGATGGTCCGGTGCAGAAGATTTCCGTTGACGCGGGCTTTACCTGCCCTAATCGGGATGGCAAGCTGTTAACAGGTGGCTGCACTTACTGTGACAACCGAGCGTTCAATCCCTCTTATTGCAACCCCAGGAAGACCATTCAAGAACAGTTGGAAGATGGAAAGGCGTTCTTTTCGCGCAAGTATCACGGCATGAAATACCTCGCTTACTTCCAAGCTTACACCAATACTTACGCTTCTATCGAATCACTCAAGCGCATATATGAAGAGGCTTTGCTGGTGGAAGACATCGTGGGCATCGTCATCGGTACCCGTCCCGACTGCATGAGCGACCAGCTGTTGGACTATTTGGAACAACTGAACAAGCAGACTTTCCTCTTAATAGAATATGGTGTAGAGACGACCAACAACGACACACTGCAGCGCATTAACCGAGGACACACCTTTGAATGCAGCAAAGCAGCAATAGAAAAGACGCACGATAGGGGCATCCTGACAGGCGCACACGTCATCATCGGACTGCCGGGCGAGTCGGGCGAAGACAGTATTGGGCAGGCTCCCATCATCTCGTCGCTACCCATCGACGTGCTGAAAATTCACCAAATGCAGGTGATACGGCACACGCTACTGGCAAAACAGTACGCAGAATCCCCATTCCACACCTACACGGTTGATCAATATCTTGACGTCATCATCCGCTACATAGAGCGTCTTCGAAATGATTTGGTGCTCGAACGCTTTGTCAGCATGTCACCGCCAGACAGGGTCATCGCACCCAAATGGGGACTGAAGCCTTATGAATGGATGAATTTGTTGACGCAAAGAATGGTTGAACGGAACACATGGCAAGGAAAGTTATGGCATCCCTCCGCAAATATCACCATGGATGTTGAATGA
- a CDS encoding S9 family peptidase — translation MKKIILGIIALFMATLSVHSAKRITLKAIQDGAFAAERLSGIKPIAGTDQYARISKDGNRVVRYSFKTGKQTAVLFDVNHTMGSKIDSFDGYILSPDGAKMLIQTKTERIYRRSFKAQYYIYTIASTKLEPLSEGGPQQVPVWSADSRQIAFVRDNNIHLIKLLYDNAESQVTKDGKFNEIINGVPDWVNEEEFGHNLSFCFNADGTKICWIKYDESNVKSYALQLFKGMHPEQHQYADYPGLYTYKYPKAGQDNSKVSVWSYDVKSHQTRQLQVPLDADGYVPRIKPTTDPNKVIVYTLNRHQDEMHLYAVNPSSTVATLLIKERVPKYVKEEAMKGVIIGENSILLPSDRDGYMKGYLYNMNGQMIRTIGNGSYDITAWYGYDEKTGDVYYQAAALNAHDRQIYVSHKNGKTDRLTQQQGWNVAQFSGDYQYFINTWSDYDHPYVYTVRDNKGKVMSTLIDNASLRKKIANYGWTPKETFSFTTSEGVKLDGWMVKPAQFNASKQYPVILFQYSGPGSQQVTNSWNAGSMGQGGAFDYYLAQQGFIVVCVDGRGTGGRGSEFEKVVYQRLGELESKDQVETALWLGKQSYVDKNRIGIWGWSYGGFNTLMSMSEGRGVFKAGVAVAPPTNWKFYDTVYTERYMRTPKENPDGYAVNPIERAAKLHGVLLICHGLADDNVHPQNTFEYAEALVQADKDFKEIYYTNRNHSIYGGNTRNHLMRQIANFFIDELK, via the coding sequence ATGAAAAAGATCATTTTAGGGATTATAGCACTGTTCATGGCAACTTTAAGCGTCCATTCGGCAAAGCGAATTACTTTGAAGGCCATCCAAGATGGTGCTTTTGCGGCAGAGCGTTTGAGCGGAATTAAACCCATAGCGGGTACCGACCAGTATGCAAGAATCAGCAAAGACGGCAATCGTGTTGTCAGGTACTCGTTCAAGACGGGGAAGCAGACGGCCGTGCTGTTTGACGTGAACCATACGATGGGTTCGAAAATCGATTCGTTCGACGGGTATATCCTGTCGCCGGACGGTGCGAAAATGCTCATCCAGACTAAGACCGAACGTATTTATCGCCGTTCGTTCAAAGCACAATATTATATCTATACCATTGCCAGTACAAAGTTGGAACCCCTTTCGGAGGGAGGACCGCAGCAGGTTCCGGTGTGGTCGGCAGACAGTAGACAGATTGCTTTCGTGCGTGACAACAACATCCACCTCATTAAACTCTTGTACGACAACGCTGAAAGTCAGGTCACCAAAGACGGTAAGTTCAATGAAATTATCAACGGAGTGCCTGATTGGGTGAATGAAGAAGAGTTTGGACACAATCTTTCGTTCTGCTTTAACGCCGACGGAACCAAGATTTGTTGGATCAAATACGACGAGTCTAACGTCAAGAGTTATGCCTTACAACTTTTCAAGGGCATGCACCCCGAGCAGCATCAATATGCAGATTATCCGGGACTGTATACTTATAAATATCCCAAGGCCGGTCAGGACAATTCCAAGGTGTCGGTGTGGAGCTATGATGTAAAGAGCCATCAAACCCGCCAGTTGCAAGTTCCGTTGGATGCCGATGGCTATGTTCCCCGCATCAAGCCAACGACCGATCCCAACAAGGTTATCGTTTACACCTTGAATCGCCATCAGGACGAAATGCATTTGTATGCCGTTAATCCATCAAGTACCGTGGCTACGCTGTTGATTAAGGAGCGTGTACCGAAGTATGTCAAGGAAGAGGCCATGAAAGGTGTCATCATTGGCGAGAACAGCATTTTGCTGCCCAGCGATCGGGACGGGTATATGAAGGGGTATCTGTATAACATGAACGGTCAGATGATTAGAACCATCGGGAATGGTTCCTATGACATTACCGCTTGGTATGGCTACGACGAAAAAACCGGTGATGTTTACTATCAAGCTGCCGCACTGAATGCTCACGACCGTCAGATTTATGTTTCGCACAAGAATGGTAAGACCGATCGACTGACGCAGCAACAAGGGTGGAACGTTGCGCAGTTCTCTGGCGATTATCAATACTTCATCAATACATGGAGCGATTACGATCATCCGTATGTATATACCGTTCGGGACAATAAAGGAAAGGTGATGTCCACGCTGATTGACAATGCGTCTTTGCGAAAAAAAATAGCGAACTACGGTTGGACACCCAAGGAAACTTTTTCTTTCACCACGTCTGAAGGCGTAAAGTTGGACGGATGGATGGTGAAACCCGCTCAATTCAATGCTTCTAAACAATATCCGGTTATCCTCTTTCAGTATAGTGGACCGGGTAGCCAACAAGTGACCAACTCATGGAATGCGGGTTCCATGGGGCAGGGAGGTGCTTTTGATTATTATCTGGCACAACAGGGTTTTATAGTCGTTTGTGTTGATGGCAGAGGCACTGGCGGTAGAGGTTCTGAGTTCGAGAAAGTGGTTTATCAGCGGTTAGGAGAATTAGAATCCAAAGATCAGGTGGAAACAGCTCTGTGGCTTGGCAAGCAGTCGTATGTTGACAAGAACCGCATTGGCATTTGGGGATGGAGCTATGGCGGTTTCAACACACTGATGAGCATGAGCGAGGGACGTGGCGTGTTCAAGGCTGGTGTAGCCGTAGCGCCTCCTACCAATTGGAAGTTTTATGACACGGTTTATACCGAGCGATACATGCGAACACCCAAAGAAAATCCCGATGGATATGCCGTTAATCCGATAGAGCGGGCGGCAAAGCTGCATGGTGTCTTATTGATTTGTCATGGTTTGGCCGATGATAATGTGCATCCACAAAACACATTTGAGTATGCAGAGGCATTGGTTCAGGCTGACAAAGACTTTAAAGAGATTTATTATACCAACCGCAATCATAGTATTTATGGCGGTAACACCCGCAATCACTTGATGCGGCAGATAGCAAACTTCTTTATTGACGAACTGAAATAA
- a CDS encoding PqqD family protein, with protein MKAKTGFNLRNVCGEQVIVAEGRENIDFSNIISMNETSAYLWNAIQGKDFTVDDLVELLTQEYDVDKQTARKDAQALANQWLEAGICE; from the coding sequence ATGAAAGCAAAAACAGGATTTAATCTACGCAACGTGTGTGGTGAGCAAGTCATCGTTGCTGAAGGTAGAGAAAACATCGACTTCAGTAACATCATATCCATGAATGAAACCTCAGCTTACTTGTGGAATGCCATTCAGGGCAAGGATTTTACCGTTGACGACTTGGTAGAATTGCTCACGCAAGAGTATGATGTAGACAAACAGACGGCTCGCAAAGACGCACAAGCGTTGGCCAACCAATGGCTCGAAGCTGGAATTTGCGAATAG
- a CDS encoding S24/S26 family peptidase, which translates to MSSNPKNTHSHQPAAKELQIENRKFLPEVITLLNEGHTVTLQLRGFSMRPFLEDNRDKALLAKAKDIQVGDAVLAETAPKHYVLHRIIKIQGETVTLRGDGNLGTEVCHVHDVHGYAIGFYRKGRTKLDKTNDIKWRTYSHIWTALYPVRRYLLAAYRRIWIPLFGPI; encoded by the coding sequence ATGTCTTCAAATCCCAAAAACACGCATAGTCATCAACCTGCTGCTAAAGAGTTGCAGATTGAAAACCGTAAGTTTCTCCCTGAAGTTATCACACTTTTGAACGAAGGACATACGGTAACTTTGCAATTGAGAGGCTTCAGCATGCGCCCTTTCCTTGAGGACAATCGTGACAAAGCACTCCTGGCCAAGGCCAAAGACATACAAGTGGGCGATGCGGTTTTAGCAGAAACAGCCCCGAAGCATTATGTCTTACACCGAATTATCAAGATTCAAGGAGAAACGGTCACACTAAGAGGAGACGGAAACTTAGGAACAGAGGTGTGTCATGTCCATGACGTACATGGGTATGCGATTGGCTTTTACCGCAAAGGCCGCACCAAACTCGATAAGACAAACGACATCAAATGGCGCACCTATTCGCACATTTGGACGGCACTTTATCCCGTCAGACGCTACCTGTTGGCTGCGTACAGAAGAATATGGATTCCGCTGTTTGGACCAATTTAA
- a CDS encoding RNA polymerase sigma factor RpoD/SigA, whose amino-acid sequence MRQLKITKSITNRESAALDKYLQEIGHEDLISIEEEIELAQRIKKGDRKALEKLTKANLRFVVSVAKQYQNQGLSLPDLINEGNLGLIKAAEKFDETRGFKFISYAVWWIRQSILQAIAEQSRIVRLPLNQVGSVNKINRILNKFEQEHERRPNVDEIADQIDLPEDKIVEAMKVNGKHISVDAPIMEGADSSLLDVLPNTESPMADNELVMESLREEVASALNVLNERERNIIECFYGINQREMTLEEIGDKFGLTRERVRQIKEKALRRLRQNTKSKQLKAYLGR is encoded by the coding sequence ATGAGACAACTGAAAATCACAAAATCAATTACGAATCGGGAAAGTGCTGCTCTCGATAAGTATCTTCAAGAGATTGGACATGAAGACCTAATCTCCATTGAAGAAGAAATTGAATTGGCTCAACGCATCAAAAAAGGTGACCGAAAAGCATTAGAAAAGTTGACCAAAGCCAATTTGAGATTCGTGGTTTCAGTGGCAAAGCAGTACCAGAATCAAGGTTTAAGTCTGCCTGATTTGATCAATGAAGGTAACTTGGGACTAATCAAGGCCGCAGAAAAATTTGATGAGACACGTGGGTTCAAATTTATATCGTATGCCGTTTGGTGGATTAGACAAAGCATCTTGCAAGCTATAGCCGAACAAAGTAGAATCGTAAGGCTTCCTTTGAATCAAGTAGGGTCGGTCAACAAAATCAATCGGATTCTAAATAAATTTGAACAAGAGCACGAAAGAAGGCCAAATGTTGATGAGATAGCTGACCAGATAGACCTGCCAGAAGACAAGATTGTAGAGGCCATGAAAGTCAATGGTAAGCACATCTCTGTGGACGCACCCATCATGGAAGGAGCGGATAGCAGCCTCTTGGACGTGCTTCCCAACACAGAATCACCCATGGCAGACAACGAGTTGGTGATGGAATCGTTGCGAGAAGAGGTAGCCAGTGCATTGAATGTCCTGAATGAACGTGAACGGAACATCATCGAATGCTTCTATGGCATCAACCAAAGAGAGATGACACTGGAAGAAATTGGGGATAAATTTGGCCTCACACGCGAACGCGTCAGACAAATCAAGGAGAAGGCTTTGCGCCGGCTCAGACAAAATACGAAGAGTAAACAGCTCAAAGCCTACTTAGGCAGATGA